One segment of Candidatus Thorarchaeota archaeon DNA contains the following:
- a CDS encoding glycine C-acetyltransferase, with product MKQEYENLKKQNLDWKLRELQGPSSPRAKVDGREVIMLCSNNYLNLTNHPKLIKAAKDAAEEYGAGSGSVRAIAGTMDIHMELEERLANFKGAEASLTYSAGFTANEGLIPQLIGKEDAIVSDELNHGSIIDGVRLTKATRYIYKHTDMADLERVLKEVEKDDPRRILIITDGVFSMDGDIAPLDEIVELGKEHNAMIYVDDAHGEAVLGEGGRGIVSHFGLTHDEVHFEMGTFSKAFGVMGGHVSGSQHMVNYAYNTSRSWLLSASHTPATTASCIAAIDVLETEEEHVERLWDNREYFIEGLQEMGFDTGNSQTPIVPAMCGKSSKAVKLSDGLYEEGILALPIVYPMVAKDKARIRNMMNSGLSKEQLDTALEAYEKIGKDLNIIE from the coding sequence ATGAAACAAGAATACGAGAATTTGAAGAAGCAGAATCTGGATTGGAAGCTCAGAGAACTCCAAGGTCCTAGTTCGCCTCGGGCCAAGGTAGATGGCAGAGAAGTCATCATGCTCTGTAGCAACAATTATCTGAATCTCACCAATCATCCCAAGCTGATAAAAGCCGCGAAAGACGCTGCCGAGGAATACGGTGCAGGTTCTGGTTCTGTTCGAGCGATTGCAGGCACGATGGATATACACATGGAACTCGAAGAGCGCCTTGCAAATTTCAAGGGAGCCGAAGCATCGCTCACCTACAGCGCAGGGTTCACTGCAAACGAGGGGCTTATTCCCCAGTTAATCGGGAAGGAGGACGCTATTGTTTCAGATGAGCTGAATCACGGCAGTATAATTGACGGTGTCAGGCTCACCAAGGCAACTCGCTACATCTACAAACACACCGATATGGCAGATTTGGAGCGGGTACTCAAGGAAGTCGAAAAAGACGACCCACGAAGAATTCTAATTATAACTGACGGTGTTTTTTCCATGGATGGAGACATCGCACCACTTGATGAAATCGTTGAGCTAGGAAAAGAGCACAACGCAATGATCTATGTTGATGATGCGCATGGAGAAGCAGTACTCGGTGAAGGTGGTCGAGGAATCGTTTCACACTTTGGTCTAACACATGACGAAGTGCATTTCGAGATGGGTACCTTCAGTAAAGCATTCGGCGTTATGGGCGGCCATGTTTCGGGTAGCCAACACATGGTGAACTACGCTTACAATACAAGCCGATCATGGTTGCTAAGTGCATCACACACACCAGCCACAACCGCATCCTGTATTGCGGCTATAGATGTCCTTGAAACCGAGGAGGAGCACGTTGAGCGACTCTGGGACAACCGTGAGTATTTCATCGAAGGGCTTCAAGAGATGGGCTTTGACACTGGAAACAGCCAAACTCCAATAGTACCAGCTATGTGCGGTAAGAGCTCGAAAGCAGTCAAGCTGAGCGATGGCTTGTATGAAGAGGGTATTCTCGCCTTACCAATTGTCTATCCCATGGTCGCTAAGGACAAGGCCAGAATCCGAAACATGATGAACTCTGGTCTATCCAAGGAACAGCTGGATACAGCACTCGAAGCGTATGAGAAAATTGGAAAGGATCTCAACATAATTGAATAA
- a CDS encoding VWA domain-containing protein, giving the protein MMVGKVLSFSLILVIIVGVYAPLGVVHVEAQEDSLTPNSVAIHGEIIDNYSNITYTMSFDNTDSSEARQASWFFGFQEGIRLSNISVEMKDLTLWGRIMEEVEAEETYNESVEANATAALVIRRSGGYEIKINVENNTGAVLQVFAEGLLTRELGIYEMTLPLAVETALQAEFDMVVDIQSTCQTIEGYSVVGIGDFQATDLGDGVRLSYYSENLLVPPNLALKYVVETEGGCTELVTYNNGTDNFFVYKLAPTIQESENQAPREYVFVLDVSGSMSGSKIEQAKVAFSSMVEDLGEDDIFNLVKFNEEVALLWDEPHSASSLNVETAQEWVSSITAEGSTNFHGACLEGLNTFTSGDYVKVMLLLSDGLPTAGELQLPEEIIPAVCEANTKGVSISTVAFGAGADENLLASIAAKNHGYFAFVQPDDDASTRLMDFYKKMSVPLAKSFDISINGASEIMALQSLDNTPFFNGSEIVIAGRYSESIQIATSIEYVSGNETYDDQASTATSENCHIEKIWALQRIDFLKLLVLQQGETESLR; this is encoded by the coding sequence ATGATGGTAGGAAAGGTTCTGAGCTTTTCTTTGATTCTCGTGATTATAGTAGGCGTCTATGCACCTCTTGGTGTTGTACATGTTGAAGCCCAAGAAGACTCGCTCACTCCGAATTCAGTAGCAATTCACGGAGAGATTATCGATAACTATTCGAATATCACGTATACAATGAGTTTCGATAACACTGATTCCAGCGAAGCAAGACAGGCAAGTTGGTTCTTCGGTTTCCAAGAAGGGATCAGGCTAAGCAATATCTCAGTTGAAATGAAGGACCTTACCCTCTGGGGGCGCATAATGGAAGAGGTGGAAGCTGAAGAAACGTATAACGAAAGCGTGGAGGCTAATGCAACAGCTGCTCTTGTCATTCGAAGGTCTGGCGGCTATGAGATAAAAATCAATGTCGAGAACAACACAGGTGCTGTGCTTCAAGTCTTTGCTGAAGGATTACTGACTCGTGAGTTAGGTATCTACGAAATGACCTTACCTCTAGCAGTTGAAACGGCGCTACAGGCCGAATTTGATATGGTGGTCGATATACAATCAACCTGTCAAACAATCGAAGGATACTCTGTTGTGGGCATAGGAGATTTCCAAGCTACAGATCTAGGAGATGGTGTCCGACTGTCATATTACTCTGAGAATCTCCTGGTACCGCCCAACCTTGCACTGAAATATGTCGTCGAAACAGAAGGCGGTTGCACCGAGCTAGTGACGTATAACAACGGCACTGACAATTTCTTCGTTTACAAACTGGCACCAACCATACAAGAATCAGAAAATCAGGCACCTCGAGAGTACGTATTTGTTCTTGATGTCTCAGGTTCAATGTCAGGGTCAAAGATTGAACAGGCGAAGGTTGCATTTAGTTCGATGGTAGAGGATTTGGGGGAAGATGATATCTTCAATCTGGTCAAGTTCAATGAAGAAGTGGCTTTGCTCTGGGATGAACCACACTCCGCTTCGTCGCTCAACGTAGAGACAGCCCAAGAATGGGTTAGTTCAATTACAGCAGAAGGCTCTACTAACTTCCACGGAGCCTGTCTGGAAGGTTTGAACACCTTCACTAGTGGAGATTACGTCAAGGTCATGCTCCTGTTATCTGACGGATTGCCAACAGCGGGAGAATTGCAGCTTCCGGAGGAAATCATACCCGCAGTCTGCGAAGCCAACACCAAAGGGGTATCGATTTCAACTGTTGCTTTCGGAGCTGGCGCGGATGAAAATCTGCTAGCGAGTATCGCGGCGAAGAATCATGGCTATTTCGCCTTTGTCCAACCCGATGATGATGCATCCACCCGTCTGATGGATTTCTATAAGAAGATGTCAGTTCCACTGGCAAAGAGCTTCGATATCAGCATCAATGGTGCCTCCGAAATCATGGCACTGCAAAGCCTCGATAACACCCCGTTTTTCAACGGCAGTGAGATTGTTATTGCGGGACGTTACTCCGAATCTATTCAGATCGCAACATCCATCGAGTATGTATCTGGCAACGAGACATACGATGACCAAGCCTCAACAGCAACCAGCGAGAATTGCCATATTGAGAAAATTTGGGCATTGCAGAGGATAGATTTCCTGAAGTTGCTTGTACTGCAGCAGGGCGAAACCGAATCCCTTCGAA